The sequence below is a genomic window from Carassius auratus strain Wakin chromosome 42, ASM336829v1, whole genome shotgun sequence.
TTTTATGCTCAACTGATGTAACAGTCTTTGGTAAGTTCTTGGATCTCCAACATGGAGAGTGTCTGATACATTTTAATGTGAGGTTGAATGGATTTCTTATAACAGCAGAGAtccctgataaataaataaaaggaaggAAACTGTTTACAAAACTAGAATCAGAGTTAATGAGACAAAATCAAATGGAAGTGTTctgttttgagagagagagagagagagagagcgagagagaggcctatatatacatttatatatattttttatttatattgagaATTTCTGATGTGATTCATTATCTGTCATCCCTTTGGTGATTCAGTGCTGAAGACAATGTTAGGAAAGAACACAATTTCTAATGGCTAAGAAAACATTAGCAACTTCTGCACTGACATTGGGTCCAAAGGTCCCACCGGAAGGGTGTCGTAGGTCATTTCCTGCCTTTCAAACAGAGACAATGTCCTGCTTAACACAAACACAGGATGTGATCCATGGCTAGATTTATCAGCAGCTGGCAGACAATGTACACAATAGCAAGACACATTGTATGTTTGTTTCAATGTAAAgtacagaaaaaaacataactAACTTTTGTGGCCAAGCATGTAGTCTGTCTTCAGACTCATTTTGGAGCTAGATGTCACAAAGGCTATAAAAGTTAATTACACAAAAGTATGGTTTTATATATTGgtgttcatttttgtattttatgcttTTACATTTTTGGTATTTCATGAATCCTTCAAATTCACATTTCAGATGAGTTTGTCTGTTCATATTAGACTAGATTCgaattagattcaactttattgtcattgtgcaTTATTGTGCAGAAGGGTCAACgtaatgcagttagcatctagcCAGAATCGCAGATAgccaatttatataaaaaaagcctaaatatgtatatataaataaatatataaatgtaagcaTGTTCAACCCCTGTTCAATGAACAATGCGGTGTGAATATGATTTTTCACCGGACTCTACCATTGTGaaacttgcatatatatatatatatatatatatatatatatatatatatgtatatatatatatatatatatatgtatatatatatatatatatatatatgtatatatatatatatatatatatatatatatatatatgtatatatatatatatatatatatatatatatatatatatatacatatacatacatattgtaAATGTAGGCCTAGCctgctttataatatatatatatatatatatatatatcagaatctCAGTTTACATCTAAAATTATACTGATGTCACACTGTGAGTTACCATAGGCTGAGACATCTGGGAAAACTAGTCAAAACAATAGGCAGCCAGGGGCAGTTGTTTTTTGTTGGCGGCAGGAACTCACTCTGAGAAGAGACAAATTAAGCCTGCTGCTTAAACAAGATTTCCTTTGTAGGCTTTACACTAAACAGGATGCATCAGTTTGAGTCCTCTCATGGTGCTTGGAAGGCCTACGAACAATTCCTTCTCCAGTCTCTGAGATGAACTGAATATTTTCTCGTCAAAGCGAGTAGTATTTTATAATTAATGATACTGCCGGGATGATGCTCGTACTGATTCTGATGTTATCCTGTTTTGTCTGTGGCGGGACCGACCGGGTGAAGAAAGCATGCACCCCCGAGGCTTGTCTCACGTTGCATTTGGAGAAAAAACGTTTTGCAAATGCTTCAGAAGACTGTATCAATAATGGCGGCAATTTGGTTACTATGAGAAATGAAAATGAACTTCAGATCATCAAATCGGTTCTTTCAGCAGCAGGAGAATACGACATCCTTAATTCTAAAGTTTGGATCGGACTTGAGCTGCAGAAAAGAAAGTGCACCGATGTCACTGAGGAGTTAAAGGGCTTCAGATGGACGTCAGAGCCAACCAATTCCAGATATTCCAACTGGAAAAAGACACCTTTGTCCACGTGCACGGAAAAAAGGTGTGTGTCGATTTCACTGGCAGATGGTCTCCAGTGGTCAGATGGCTCATGTAGAGACCGTGCATTTTATATGTGCAAATTTATCTTCAAAGGAATGTGCAAACCAATAGAGTTGAAAGAACCAGGTGATGTCAAATATAATGTTCCGTTCCTACTTAAACCGCTACGTCCAAATGAAAGGTTGGCGATGTTACCACATGGGACAGTGGCTGAAATAAAATGCAGCGGCTCGGAAGATGCAGAAACTTTTGTCTCCATTTGTCTCAACAATAACTCTCTTTTTGGCTGGACACCTGAACGTTTTTGCACACAAAATCAAAGTTACAAAAACATGGGCTGTGATCACAATTGTTTTGAGACTGCAGGAGCAGGTGTTCGTTGTGAATGTTGTGAAGGCTATTACCTCATGGATGATAAAGTGAGTTGTGCTCCTAGAATTAACTGCGAAAATTCACCTTGCGAATCAAAGTGTGTACCGACTCCCACTGGGTTTTCATGCAAATGCTTGGATGGATTTAATTTGGCTGAAGACAAGGTCAGTTGCATTGATATCGATGAATGTCAGCAACATATCTGCGGTGAACACGGCTGTCAAAACACTCCGGGAAGCTATTTTTGTGAGTGTAAACCCGGTTTCAGGCTTGTTGCTGGAAAATGTGAAGATGTGGATGAATGCACCGAAGACAGATGTCAGCAGGGCTGTCTCAATTCAGAGGGGTCATTCTCTTGTTACTGCCATGCAGGATACAGTTCATCATCAAACGATAGCAAGAAATGTATAGATATCAATGAATGTGTCAGTGGACCGTGTGAAGACGACTGCCAAAATACCTTGGGTAGTTTCAAATGTCACTGTAGGGAAAACTTCATTTTGGCTAAAAATGGCATCAGCTGCATCCCGTATCCCGTGGAGAAAACACAAATCACTCCATCTACAGATCATAGAGGAGCATTCATCACTAAAATGAGTCAGTCGCCTGTCACTTCTGGACCGTCAACAATCAACACCCCTCTACTTAACATGACAAACACTAAAGCGGACTCTAGTAAACGCAAAGAACGTTTTCTCGGAAGTTTTTTGATGTTGGTGTGCGTCTTGGGTTCAGTTATTCCATTGACTGTGATCACTGTGCTCATCATGTCTGTCTTTGTTATCCACCGATGGAATCGTTCAAGAAAAGCCGCTTTGAAAAATGCCAACGCTGACAACTACTGCTGGGTTTCATCTGGAATCGACAATGAACATAAAAAGAACAACAGTCAACTGAATGGTTAAATGAAGCCAAAATATGAACGTTTAGTTTTTGTCAGCATCAAAGTCAGAGTTTAATTTACTCAAATGCTGTTTTCCTAATTTTAATGTCCTTTTTACAGCCTACACTagttcaattattattaattttattattatttgtgactTGTGTCCTTTAAACTGGAATTCCATAATTATTCAGAGGTTATTCTGTAAACTAAGTTTAATGCAAGttgtatatatgtttatgtttttgttttttaccataGTATTTCTATCTTTTACATGTTTGCTGTTTAATTGATTGctttgtttaagtttttttttttttttgctgaaaacatCACGTTTGTAAAGTGAACTTTGTATGTCTTTCTGGCAAtggaataattatataattttacagtCTGTAGTAGACAAGAATGCAAGGTACATATAGAGAAATTGACTTAAAAAATTAACCTATTCTAAGATGTGTTAGATAAATTCTAAGATATCTATTCATTTGAGTAACACTGTGACAATTTAGCCCACTCTCCCCTTTAAATGAACTATGTAAAAGTTAATGTTTGGACAAGCTTCAAACCTGTTCACAAGTGTCACTAAACGTCTTATAACATATCTTATATTATCTTTTTCATTTCATgtatatgataaatattattgttGAATCAAAATCTCTGTACATTTTGGTAGAATAAATAAAGTTTAGTTGAACTAGTCTCAGTGTCAGTGATTGAAGCGCAATGTTCTTGTTTGATCTATAACAAggctatggaagcccatttccaccacagttgagaaaaatatgattctgtaagacataataatgagaaactttccaattatgacttagtatcttgttatattgagattttttttcttgtaataatgACTTAGTTTCTCATAATAATTAATTAGTTTctcataataatgagaaactttctcgTAATAATGAATTAGTATCTTGTTATATTGAGA
It includes:
- the LOC113060510 gene encoding complement component C1q receptor-like, which translates into the protein MMLVLILMLSCFVCGGTDRVKKACTPEACLTLHLEKKRFANASEDCINNGGNLVTMRNENELQIIKSVLSAAGEYDILNSKVWIGLELQKRKCTDVTEELKGFRWTSEPTNSRYSNWKKTPLSTCTEKRCVSISLADGLQWSDGSCRDRAFYMCKFIFKGMCKPIELKEPGDVKYNVPFLLKPLRPNERLAMLPHGTVAEIKCSGSEDAETFVSICLNNNSLFGWTPERFCTQNQSYKNMGCDHNCFETAGAGVRCECCEGYYLMDDKVSCAPRINCENSPCESKCVPTPTGFSCKCLDGFNLAEDKVSCIDIDECQQHICGEHGCQNTPGSYFCECKPGFRLVAGKCEDVDECTEDRCQQGCLNSEGSFSCYCHAGYSSSSNDSKKCIDINECVSGPCEDDCQNTLGSFKCHCRENFILAKNGISCIPYPVEKTQITPSTDHRGAFITKMSQSPVTSGPSTINTPLLNMTNTKADSSKRKERFLGSFLMLVCVLGSVIPLTVITVLIMSVFVIHRWNRSRKAALKNANADNYCWVSSGIDNEHKKNNSQLNG